Part of the Caldalkalibacillus thermarum genome, GGGCGTATGGTGACGGTGAAGCAGGCGGGTTTTGGGGATCATTCTTAAAGCGTGCCGGGTATGATGCCGTCATTGTGGAAGGGCAGGCAGAGAAACCTGTCTATATTGCCATTGAGGATGGTCAGGTCGCTATTCATGATGCCAGCGACATTTGGGGCAAAGATACGGCCTATGTCGATGAATACTTAAAAGCAAAACATGGCCGGGGAGCGAAAGTATGCCAATGCGGTATTGCCGGGGAAAACCTGGTCCGCTATGCCACAGTGGTCAATGACATTAACCGCATGGTGGGACGGACCGGAATGGGGGCTGTGATGGGCTCCAAAAAGCTGAAAGCCATTGTGGTCAAGGGCAAGCAAATGCCCAAGATGAGCAATCCCCAGAGAGTGAAAGAGCTGGCCGCCTGGATGGGCAAGAACCATGCCGAGTTGACCAAGGGTTTTCACAAGATGGGCACTTCAGGGATAGTACAACCCTTAAACCGGATTAGCGGCTTGCCTACCCGCAATTTCAGGGATCCTTTCTTTGAATATGCTGAACAAATTTCTGGTGAAGCAATGCACAGCCAATTTAATGTGAAAGACGACACCTGTAATGCCTGTCCCATTCGCTGCAAACGGGTGGTGGAGTCGGAAGAACATCAGGTGGACGGCCGTTTCGGCGGAGCCGAGTATGAACATTTAAGTGCAATCGGCTCTAATCTGGGCATCAGCGATTTGGCGGCCCTGATGAAAGCGACAGAGCGGTGTAATGCTTACGGAGTAGATGTCATTTCCTTGGGGGTCACCATTGCCTGTGCCATGGAAGCCTATGAGAAAGGCATCATCACCAAAGAGGATACAGATGGGATTGAGCTGACCTGGGGCAATGCCGAGGCCCTGTTGACCCTGATCGAAAAAATATGCCGGAGGGAAGGTATCGGCGATCTCTTAGCTGAGGGCAGCATGCGTTTTGCTGAAAAAATTGGCGGCGGGGCAGAGGAGTTTGCTCTAAATATCAAGGGGTTGGAGTTACCCATGCATGAACCCCGCTTGAAGCAGGGGATGGGTGTCGGCTACGCCATCTCGCCCACGGGAGCCGATCATTGCCACAATCTGCACGATACGGGAACAGCCAAAAACGTGGACTTTTTCAAACCGTTAGGCGCCTTTAAGCCAGTTCCAGCAGACGATATCGGCCCGGAGAAGATTCGCATGCTTGTATATTTTACCAATTGGCGTCACTATATGAACAGCGCAGTGGTGTGCCAGTTTTTACCCTGGACCATTGATCATCTCGTGGAGTTGACCAATGGCGTCACGGGCTGGGACACCAATGTGTGGGAATTAATGAAAGTGGGCGAACGGGCCGCCACACTGACGCGCCTGTTTAACTTGCGGGAAGGTTTTACAGCGGAGGATGACCGTCTGCCCAAGCGGTTTTTCAAGCCGTTTAAGGAAGGGTATATTAAAGGCAAAGCCCCCTCGGAAGAGGACTTCCGGCAGGCTATCCGTTATTATTACCAGATGATGGGCTGGGATGAACAAGGTGTCCCTACGGACGGCAAACTGGCCGAGCTGGGCATTTTATGGGCCCGGGATAGCGCTGCCAGGGAAGTCACCTCTATTGAGCAGAGCTGATGTATTTACCACCCGATGACAGAGTGCATTTTTATTACATCAACCACTAACATCAACAAATAAACATTAACAAAGTCATTTGCAAAGAAGGGATCGGGATGCATATTTATCTGAGAGCCTATGGTCATTTGGAACATTATCTGCAGCAAGGGGAATATGCTGGGGATGATAAACAGTGGGTAAAGCTGAAAACAGACAGTCCTGGCATCAAGAGCATCATCCGTTCTCTGGGCATCCCTGATCAGGAGGTTTGCTTTCTTGTGCGCAACGGGGAATTTATGGACTGGGATGAACAGGTGCAGGAAGGGGACCGTATCGAACTGATTCCCCCCATAGAGGGGGGGTAACCAACCTTTTGTATAAAGAAATGAAAATAGCAGCTGGCTTGCAAAAGACCGAACATTTTGACCCCACTGTGCTGGATGCCCAGACGGTGTTAAAAATAGCCACGATTGAGGGAGCAAAGCTGCTGGGGGTATAGTGCTTAACTTTTACGGCGCTTGCCCTTGTAATTGTCATCATACATGGGTATAGTATAAGTGAGGTGGGAAAGATGACGGAGTGGGAAAACAAACACGAAGCGTTAGACTGCCACGGGAGCGGGCGCCGGGGGCGGGCACCGGCTGAATTGAAAGAAAACCTGATCCGCCGCCTGAACCGGATTGAAGGGCAGGTCCGGGGCATTAAAGGCATGATCGAGCGGGATGTATACTGTGATGACATCCTCAATCAAATGGCTGCCGTGCAATCGGCTCTTCATGCGGTGTCCAAGTTGCTGCTGGAAAGCCATATCAAAACCTGTGTGATGGAGCGGCTCAAAGAAGGGGACCAGGAAGTGACCGGGGAATTTATGAAAACCATCTCCAAGTTAATTAAATAACAAGAGAGTCAATCAGTGTGGTTTCGGTTTTCTTGAATACTATACAGGGGTATGCTATATTAATAATGAATCATGTGATTCAATACAATCGACACTAACACCAAAACAACTTTGGAGGAGAGTCAATGATGAAGGAAGTCACACTGAAAGTGGAAGGGATGTCTTGTGCTCATTGTGTATCTGCTGTAGAAAAGAGTGTCGGGGCGTTAGAGGGCGTTTCTGACGTGAAAGTCAATCTGGATCAAGGTCTGGTTGAGGTCAAATTTGACGACAGCATAGTCAGTGTGGAAAAGATCAAAGAAACAATCGATGACCAGGGATATGATGTGGTATCTTAGGAGAGTATTTTAGAAAAGCTGGACTGTTTTCGGCTTCTGGCAAATCGTGTTACGGAAAAGGTAGCACGATTCCTTTTGGATTGAATGATACCCTATAAGGGTATAAACAGGTTAAAGAAACGGGGTGTCAGCTGTGACTCAAACACGGCAGACCAGTTTTAAAGTGACAGGCATGTCTTGTGCCGCTTGTGCCAACCGGATTGAAAAAGCATTATACAAACTTGACGGGGTACAAACTGCCCATGTGAATTTGGCTTTGGAAAAGGCGACAGTAGAGTATGATCCACAACAGGTGGACCTGTCCCGGCTGGAAGCACGCCTTGAACAGCTGGGATACGCTATAGTAAAAGAAAAGGTTGAATTTGAGGTCGACGGCATGTCTTGTGCCGCTTGTGCCAACCGCATTGAAAAAACGTTAAACAAAATGGCAGGCGTTTTTCAAGCCAACGTAAACTTTGCCCTGGAGAGGGCTGCTGTGGCCTACAACCCCGCTGAGGTTACCCCGGAGGAGATGATCACACGCATTGATCAGCTTGGCTTTAAACTGAGCTTAAAAGAAGATCGGGCTGGTTTGGACCAAGCACAGGACCGGGAGACCGGCCGTCAATTTCGCAAGTTTGTGTGGGCTGCCGTTTTCTCACTTCCTCTCTTATGGACGATGGTAAGCCATTTTGAATGGGCAGCTTTTATCTGGGTGCCGGATGTGCTCTTGAACCCGTGGGTGCAATGGGCTTTGGCCACTCCGGTACAGTTTGTGATCGGCTGGCAGTTTTACAAGGGGGCGTATAAAGCGCTGCGCAACAAAAGTGCCAATATGGATGTGCTGGTGGCCTTGGGGACTTCTGCCGCCTATTTTTACAGCCTGTATTTATCCATCGATTGGCTGAGAACAGGGGCTCATCATGTAGACCTTTATTACGAAACCGCAGCCATCATTATTACGTTGATTTTACTCGGAAAATATTTTGAAGCAAAAGCCAAAGGCCGCACCTCCCAGGCCATCAAAAAGCTGATGGGCCTAAAGCCCAAAACAGCGCTGGTGATCCGTAACGGGCAGGAGATTGAGATTCCAGTGGACGAAGTTGTTGTGGGTGACATTATTTTGGTTAAACCCGGTCAAAAAATTCCGGTTGACGGGGAAGTGATTGCTGGTCGTTCCGCAGTGGATGAATCGATGCTGACTGGAGAAAGCATCCCGGTGGACAAAGAAGCGGGCGATGAGGTGATCGGAGCGACGATCAACAAAAACGGCACGCTTAAAATTAAAGCGACCAAGGTAGGTAAAGATACGGCCTTGGCCCAAATTGTGCGGGTCGTGGAAGAGGCGCAAGGTTCCAAAGCGCCCATTCAGCGCATGGTGGATAAGGTCTCCGGCATCTTCGTCCCTATTGTGGTGATTTTTGCCTTTCTTACGTTCTTGTTCTGGTATTTGATCCTAACCCCCGGACAGTTGGGCAGCGCCCTGATCCCCACCATCTCTATTCTGGTAATTGCTTGTCCCTGTGCCCTGGGGCTGGCCACTCCGACTTCGATCATGGCCGGTTCGGGCCGTTCAGCGGAATACGGCATCTTGTTCAAAGGCGGTGAACATCTGGAGAAAACCCAGGAGATTACGACCGTCGTCCTGGATAAAACGGGCACCGTGACCAAGGGTGAACCGGAAATGACGGATGTACTGGTGAACCCTGATGCCGGACTCAGTGAGGAGGAGCTGTTAAGGCTGGTCGGTTCGGCGGAAAAACCCTCCGAACATCCTCTGGCCCAGGCCCTTGTGCAAGGTATACAGGAAAAGGGGATAGCGTTAAAAGAACCGGAACAGTTTGAAGCGGTGCCCGGACACGGAATAACGGCGGAAGTAGACCAGCATCAGGTGTTAGTCGGTACCCGCCGCCTGATGGCTAAACACAGTATTGACGTCTCCCCGGCCTTAGGGCAGCTGGAACAGCTTGAACAGGAAGGGAAAACCGCCATGCTGGTGGCCGTAGATAGCACCTATGCCGGGATTATCGCCGTTGCCGACAGAGTGAAAGAAACATCTCGAGAGGCCGTGGCCCGCATGAGGGCGATGGGCCTGGAAGTGCTGATGATCACGGGAGACAATGAACGGACAGCCCGCGCCATTGCCAGACAAGTGGGCATTGACCATGTGCTGGCCGAAGTGTTGCCTGAAGGCAAGGCTGATGAAGTTAAAAAACTGCAACAACAAGGGAAGAAAGTGGCCATGGTGGGCGATGGAATTAACGATGCTCCTGCCTTGGCTGTGGCGGATATCGGCATGGCCATCGGTACGGGTACTGATATTGCCATGGAAACGGCGGATATAGCCTTGATGCGGGGGGATTTGAACAGCGTGGTTGATGCTTTGCTCATGAGCCGCAAAACGATGCGCAACATCAAACAAAACTTGTTCTGGGCTTTTTGCTATAATACTGCAGCCATCCCTGTGGCTGCAGCCGGCCTTTTGCAACCTTGGATGGCCGGGGCGGCGATGGCTTTCAGCTCCGTTTCCGTTGTGTTGAATGCCTTAAGGTTGCAGCGGGTTAAATTATAACAGGCAGACCAATGAGAGCACACCCCCTCAGGTGTGCTTTTTCTTATATCGGAGTGGGCCAAAACAAGATTCATTCACTTTAAAACGGCTGTTTACACCAAACAGGATAAGGGTATCTTAATGTAAGAAACTGAAATAGCGGAGGGTGTTAGGGATGCCTGCTGAGGATATGGAGAATCGACACCGTTGGGAACGGGTATTTGGGGTTAACCTGGGCTATATTCAAGATAAATATGAACAGTACCTGCATGATCCCGGCTCAGTCGAACCAGAGCTGAAAACTTTATTTGAGCGGTGGGGACCGCCCCCTATGGTTGATCAAGATCATCAGCCTGTGCGGGACAGGAAAAGAGAAAGAGGGGCGCCACAAATAAGTGCATACCAACTGGAAAAAGCGGCAGCTGCCATGCAGTTGGCCCAACATATTCGTACATACGGCCACTTGGAAGCCAAAATTGACCCGTTGCACGAGGGGGAGACGGAGCACGTTTCCCTGCTTGATCCAACTGCTTACGGCCTGACTGAAGAAGATCTGCGCGCGTTGCCCGCAGCCGCCGTCTGGCCTGAAGCGCCGGACAGGATGGAAACAGCTTGGGATGCCCTTCACCACTTGAAGCAAGTGTATACTGAATCCCTGGCTTACCAATTTACCCATGTTCATGATCCTGAAGAACGCAAGTGGCTTTGCCGCTGGGTGGAAACGGGCCGGGCACATGAGCCGTTGAGCAGTAAGGAAAAGGTGGCACTGCTTAACAGGTTGATTGAAGTAGAAATGTTTGAGCAATTTTTGCACCGCAGATTTGTAGGGCAAAAGCGCTTTTCCATTGAAGGGTTAGATGCGCTGGTGCCTATGTTGGATGAGCTGATCAGCCAAGGGGTTCACAGCGGTATTGAGCACATCATGATTGGCATGGCCCACCGCGGGCGGCTGAACGTGCTGGCCCATGTACTGGGCAAACCTTATGAGCTGATTTTTTCCGAGTTTCATCATTCACCCAACAAAGATTTGGTGCCGTCTGAGGGTTCGGTCGGCATTAACTATGGCTGGACCGGAGACGTGAAATACCATCTGGGAGGAAAAAGGGCTATCCAGGCGGATAATGTGGTTAGGGCACGGTTGACCTTGGCTAATAATCCCAGTCATTTAGAGTTTGTGAACCCAGTGGTTGAAGGCTTCACCAGGGCTGCACAGGAAGAACGGACAAAGAGGGGCTACCCCGAGCAGGATGTCAACAAAGCGTTTGCTATTCTGATTCATGGCGACGCGGCTTTTCCGGGCGAAGGGATTGTGGCGGAGACTCTAAATTTAAGTCAGCTGCGCGGCTATCATACAGGTGGCACGATTCACATTATTGCCAACAACCGTCTGGGATTTACCACAGAAGAGCGGGATGCCCGTTCGACCAAATATGCCAGTGACCTGGCCAAGGGGTTTGAGATTCCCATTGTCCACGTCAATGCTGATGATCCCGAGGCGTGTCTGGCTGCTGTCCGGCTGGCCTACGCCTACCGCCAGCGCTTCCATAAGGATTTTCTGATTGACTTGATCGGTTACCGCCGCTTTGGACACAATGAAGCGGACGATCCAGCGGTGACCCAGCCCAAGCTCTATGCGAAAATTAAACACCATCCCAGCGTCCGGGTACAATATGCACAGGCCTTAATCAAAGCAGGTCTGGTGACAGAAGAGCATATAGAAGAGATGGAAAACAAGGTCGTGGAAAAATTAGAAGCGGCTTATCAACGGGCTATGCAGAAAAATAAAGGAGATACATTTCATTTAGATCCGCCGGAAGTGCTGAGCGGATCACTGCCTGATATTAACACCAGTGTCCCGCTGGACACGCTTAGGACCATAAACCGGAATTTGCTTGACTGGCCCGAAGGATTTACGGTTTATCCGAAATTGAGACGTATCCTGGAACGGAGGGCCAATGCCCTGGCTGATGACGGAAAAGTGGACTGGGCGCTGGCTGAAATACTGGCCTTTGCCACGATCCTCCATGACGGCATCCCCATCCGGCTGACCGGTCAGGATACGGAACGGGGGACGTTTGCCCACCGGCATTTGGTTTTGCATGACAGCAAAACGGGTGAATCCCTTTCGCCCCTCCATGTGTTGCCCGAGGCCCGGGCCTCGTTTGCTATCCATAACAGCCCACTGACAGAAACAGCGGTGCTGGGCTTTGAATACGGTTACAGTGTCTTTACCACAGATACCTTGGTCCTGTGGGAAGCCCAGTACGGGGACTTTGCCAATGTGGCCCAAGTGATATTTGACCAATTTATATCGGCTGGCCGGGCTAAATGGGGTGAAAGATCCAATCTGGTCGTGCTCTTGCCCCACGGCTATGAAGGGCAGGGACCGGAGCATTCCAGCGCCCGATTGGAACGTTTTCTGCAATTGGCCGCTGAAAATAACTGGTTTGTCGCAAACGTGACCAAAGCGGCCCAGTACTTCCACCTTTTGCGCCGTCAAGCCTTGTTATCAGGGCGTGAAGAGGAACGGCCGCTGGTCATTATGACTCCCAAAAGCCTGATTCGCAACCCGCGTGTCGCTTCTTTTCCCCAAGCTTTAAGTGAGGGCCGTTTTCACCGGGTCCTTGAACAAACCGGATTGGGACAGTATCCCGAGCGTGTCGAGCGGCTGATCTTGTGCAGCGGCAAAATTGCAGTGGAGTTAGAGGAAAAGCTGGAGAAAGCAGAGGATAACATGGACTGGCTGCATATTGTGCGTGTGGAGGAGCTCTATCCTTTTCCCAAACAAGACATCCAACAGATCATTCAACGGTACGAGGGATTGCAAGAGATCGTCTGGGTGCAGGAAGAACCGCGCAATATGGGAGCTTGGCGTTACATGGAGCCCTATCTAAGGGACGTGGCGGGAGAGATTCCTGTCCGTTACATTGGGCGGCCCGACCGCTCCAGTCCGGCAGAAGGTTTGCATGAGGCCCACAAAAAAGAACAGGAAAGGATTGTGCAGGAAGCCTTAAGACGCTAAACACACAGCAAGAATATACACAGCTTAACCTGTTATATTCCTACTGAGGGAGGTATCTGTCATGGTGGAGGTCAAAGTGCCTGAACTGGCCGAATCCATCACTGAGGGAACGATTGTCAAATGGCTCAAAGAAGAGGGGGATTTCGTCAAGCAGGGAGATATCCTGCTCGAACTGGAAACGGATAAAGTCAATTTGGAAATCAATGCTGAACATGATGGCATCTTGCGTAAACATCTCAAACAGGAAGGAGATGCGGTCACAGTGGGAGAAGTGATTGCCCTCCTGGATGAAGAAGCAACGGGTGAACATCGGACAGCAGATAAGTCACCAGGCGAAACCCAGGATGAAGAAAGGGATAAGGATGGCAACATGGAGGCGGACGATTGGGACAGCACCCTGGGTAAGGAGCAGCTGGCCACCCCTGCCGCCCGTCGGCGGGCACGCCAGCAGGGCATTGATTTGGGCCAGGTTGAAAGTCTTGATCCCTGGGGACGGATCCATGCTGCAGATATAGAAAAGCACAAGGGAGCACCCGGACGGGCAGTGAACGGAGAAAAAGGGGAACGGGAACAAAAGCAGGTTCATCCGGAACAGGCAAAAGCCTTAGAACAGAAGATGTATGAGAGCAAACCGGTGGAACGGATACGCATGTCGCGCCGCAGGCAGACCATCGCCAGACGTTTGGTTGAAGCCCAGCATACAGCTGCTATGCTGACCACTTTTAACGAAGTGGATATGACCGCTATCATGGAACTCCGTAAGCGGCACAAGGAAGCCTTTTATCAAGAGCACGGGGTCAGATTGGGTTACATGTCTTTTTTCACCAAAGCGGTCATCGGGGCCCTGAAAAAGTTTCCTTTGTTAAATGCAGAGATTCAAGGTGACGAGATTGTGGTCAAGAAATATTATGATATCGGCGTGGCTGTTGCCACCGACCAGGGGCTGGTGGTTCCTGTTGTGCGTAATGCAGACAAGTTAAGTTTTGCCGAAATTGAGCGGGAAATAGCCTCTTTAGCCGAAAAAGCCCGTCAAAACAAGCTGAGTGTCAGTGACTTGCAAGGCGGAACCTTTACTATTACCAATGGGGGAGTATTTGGCTCCCTCCTGTCCACCCCGATTCTCAATCCCCCTCAGGTGGGCATTTTGGGCATGCATAAAATCCAAATCCGTCCGGTGGCAGTAGATGAAGAGCGGATGGAGAACCGGCCCATGATGTACATCGCCCTGTCCTATGACCATCGCATTGTGGACGGAAAGGAAGCGGTCAGCTTCCTGGTCAAGGTGAAAGAGTTGCTGGAAGATCCCGAAACGTTGCTATTGGAAGGATAAAACTAGGAATAGGATTCCCTGACAGAAGCGGGGAATCCTTTTTTTTGCCGGATATCCCTACCCTTAAGTGTTATACAACGGCCCTTTTTGGTTTTGGTATAATCGTAGCAAGAAAAGAAGGTGCCTACGATGCCGGATGGGAGTGGTTCTCATGAAAGTAAAACGCTATGGATGGCTGCATTGGCAAGCATGTCACTGAAGTGATCGAAAATACAAGGATGCATATCGTGGTCAAAACAGGTGTACCTGAGCTGGCTGAGGTGTAACAGATCAAAGGCAAACAGATGATTGCCCACCGCATTCCGATCAAAAACAACAAGGGTGAAGTGGTGGCCGCAGTCCGGCCACCGTTTTGCTGGTGGGTGAAAGCGGAACAGGAAAGGAACTTTTTGCCCATGCTATTCATCAAGAAAGCAAACGGGCCTATGGACCATTTATCCGGGTCAATTGAAGATGTCAAAATTTTTGTGATTGTCAGGGAAGGAGAACAGCTTTCACCTGAAGAATTATTAGATTGGTGCCAGGAACGGATGGCTTATTTTATGGTCCCCCGCTATGTTGAGTTCACCAACGCCTTTCCCAAAACGGCCACGGAACGGATCCAAAAATTTAAACTGAAGGAAATGGGGATCGGCAATGCCTGGGACAGGGAGAAAGCTGGCTATGTCGTCAAGCGGGATTAATCAGGAAAGGAGAGGGGAATGTGGTGTCCAAAAAGGACCTAAAGCTCAGTACCTTTGCCGAGTTTCGCCTGCCGCCAGAGGTGTACTACGGACAAGGGGCTTTGTCCACATTAAAGGATGTGGTGCCCTGTCTTGGTTCCAAAGTGCTCATTATTAGTGATGAAGTGATGGAACAAATAGGCCATGTGGAGCGTTGTGTCACTTATGTGCAAAAAGCTGGAGCAGCCCATGTCACTTATATGGGTGTCAACACAGAACCAACAGATGTGTATGTGGATGAAGCACTGCAGATGCTGCAGGAACAGAACTGTGACCTCATTGTGGCGGTTGGTGGGGGAAGCTGCATAGACACTGCCAAAGCGGTTGCTGTGGTGGCTACAAACGGCGGATATATTGGTGAGTATGTGGGAGGGCAAAAACCGATTACAAAGGAACCTGTTCCGCTTATTGCCATTCCCACTACAGCTGGTACCGGATCGGAAGTGACCAGTGTCACGGTTATCACCAACACCACTGCTGATGTCAAAATGATGATCAAGCATCCGGCCTTTATTCCTGCTGTTGCCATTGTTGATCCGCTCTTGACTGTGACTTCACCTCCCAAGTTGACTGCAGCTACCGGGGTAGATGCCTTGTGTCACGCCATAGAAGCCTATCTCTCCAGAATGGCTCAGCCGCTGACAGACACATTGTCCTTAGAGGCCATTCGCTTGATCAGCTCATCTATTCGCCGTGCATATCAACAGGGAGAGGACTTGGAAGCCAGAGACAGGATGACCTTGGGCGCCATGCAAGCAGGTATTGCTTTTTCCAATGCCTCAGTCTGTTTGGTGCATGGTATGTCCCGGCCCATAGGCGCTTTGTTTCATGTTCCCCATGGGATGTCCAATGCCATGCTGTTACCGGCAGTACTGGAGTATACTTTGGAAGCTTGTATTGATCGCATGGCAGTGATCGGCCGTGTCATTAAGCCGGAGCTGGAAGGGCAAGATGATCAAAAGGCCGCACAGGCAGCGGTACAGGAAATTAAACAATTGTGTCGGGATCTTAACATTCCCAATATGAAAACATGGGGCATTGATGAGAGCCGGTTTAGAAAAGTCTTGGATAAAATGGCCCAGGATGCCCTGGCTAGCGGCAGCCCGGCCAACAACCCACGGGTTCCAACCCATGAAGAGATTGTCAAACTGTATGAGTATTGTTATGATTATGATTATTAGCGGATTAGGTTGCATGGGCGTTGGTGTTGTTACATCAGCGCCTTTACATGCTTGTTTGGACATATGTTTTTTGAGGAAGATAAGTGAATAAGGAAGTGAAAACCCGTGACT contains:
- a CDS encoding aldehyde ferredoxin oxidoreductase family protein, which codes for MSLGINGKILRVNLTQGTHAIDRPDEAWYRMYHGGRGLIAYYLYKELKPGIDPLGPDNKLIFAAGPLTGEPFGGAGRNSVGAKSPLTGAYGDGEAGGFWGSFLKRAGYDAVIVEGQAEKPVYIAIEDGQVAIHDASDIWGKDTAYVDEYLKAKHGRGAKVCQCGIAGENLVRYATVVNDINRMVGRTGMGAVMGSKKLKAIVVKGKQMPKMSNPQRVKELAAWMGKNHAELTKGFHKMGTSGIVQPLNRISGLPTRNFRDPFFEYAEQISGEAMHSQFNVKDDTCNACPIRCKRVVESEEHQVDGRFGGAEYEHLSAIGSNLGISDLAALMKATERCNAYGVDVISLGVTIACAMEAYEKGIITKEDTDGIELTWGNAEALLTLIEKICRREGIGDLLAEGSMRFAEKIGGGAEEFALNIKGLELPMHEPRLKQGMGVGYAISPTGADHCHNLHDTGTAKNVDFFKPLGAFKPVPADDIGPEKIRMLVYFTNWRHYMNSAVVCQFLPWTIDHLVELTNGVTGWDTNVWELMKVGERAATLTRLFNLREGFTAEDDRLPKRFFKPFKEGYIKGKAPSEEDFRQAIRYYYQMMGWDEQGVPTDGKLAELGILWARDSAAREVTSIEQS
- a CDS encoding MoaD/ThiS family protein, giving the protein MHIYLRAYGHLEHYLQQGEYAGDDKQWVKLKTDSPGIKSIIRSLGIPDQEVCFLVRNGEFMDWDEQVQEGDRIELIPPIEGG
- a CDS encoding metal-sensitive transcriptional regulator, translating into MTEWENKHEALDCHGSGRRGRAPAELKENLIRRLNRIEGQVRGIKGMIERDVYCDDILNQMAAVQSALHAVSKLLLESHIKTCVMERLKEGDQEVTGEFMKTISKLIK
- the copZ gene encoding copper chaperone CopZ gives rise to the protein MKEVTLKVEGMSCAHCVSAVEKSVGALEGVSDVKVNLDQGLVEVKFDDSIVSVEKIKETIDDQGYDVVS
- a CDS encoding heavy metal translocating P-type ATPase, with translation MTQTRQTSFKVTGMSCAACANRIEKALYKLDGVQTAHVNLALEKATVEYDPQQVDLSRLEARLEQLGYAIVKEKVEFEVDGMSCAACANRIEKTLNKMAGVFQANVNFALERAAVAYNPAEVTPEEMITRIDQLGFKLSLKEDRAGLDQAQDRETGRQFRKFVWAAVFSLPLLWTMVSHFEWAAFIWVPDVLLNPWVQWALATPVQFVIGWQFYKGAYKALRNKSANMDVLVALGTSAAYFYSLYLSIDWLRTGAHHVDLYYETAAIIITLILLGKYFEAKAKGRTSQAIKKLMGLKPKTALVIRNGQEIEIPVDEVVVGDIILVKPGQKIPVDGEVIAGRSAVDESMLTGESIPVDKEAGDEVIGATINKNGTLKIKATKVGKDTALAQIVRVVEEAQGSKAPIQRMVDKVSGIFVPIVVIFAFLTFLFWYLILTPGQLGSALIPTISILVIACPCALGLATPTSIMAGSGRSAEYGILFKGGEHLEKTQEITTVVLDKTGTVTKGEPEMTDVLVNPDAGLSEEELLRLVGSAEKPSEHPLAQALVQGIQEKGIALKEPEQFEAVPGHGITAEVDQHQVLVGTRRLMAKHSIDVSPALGQLEQLEQEGKTAMLVAVDSTYAGIIAVADRVKETSREAVARMRAMGLEVLMITGDNERTARAIARQVGIDHVLAEVLPEGKADEVKKLQQQGKKVAMVGDGINDAPALAVADIGMAIGTGTDIAMETADIALMRGDLNSVVDALLMSRKTMRNIKQNLFWAFCYNTAAIPVAAAGLLQPWMAGAAMAFSSVSVVLNALRLQRVKL
- a CDS encoding 2-oxoglutarate dehydrogenase E1 component; the protein is MPAEDMENRHRWERVFGVNLGYIQDKYEQYLHDPGSVEPELKTLFERWGPPPMVDQDHQPVRDRKRERGAPQISAYQLEKAAAAMQLAQHIRTYGHLEAKIDPLHEGETEHVSLLDPTAYGLTEEDLRALPAAAVWPEAPDRMETAWDALHHLKQVYTESLAYQFTHVHDPEERKWLCRWVETGRAHEPLSSKEKVALLNRLIEVEMFEQFLHRRFVGQKRFSIEGLDALVPMLDELISQGVHSGIEHIMIGMAHRGRLNVLAHVLGKPYELIFSEFHHSPNKDLVPSEGSVGINYGWTGDVKYHLGGKRAIQADNVVRARLTLANNPSHLEFVNPVVEGFTRAAQEERTKRGYPEQDVNKAFAILIHGDAAFPGEGIVAETLNLSQLRGYHTGGTIHIIANNRLGFTTEERDARSTKYASDLAKGFEIPIVHVNADDPEACLAAVRLAYAYRQRFHKDFLIDLIGYRRFGHNEADDPAVTQPKLYAKIKHHPSVRVQYAQALIKAGLVTEEHIEEMENKVVEKLEAAYQRAMQKNKGDTFHLDPPEVLSGSLPDINTSVPLDTLRTINRNLLDWPEGFTVYPKLRRILERRANALADDGKVDWALAEILAFATILHDGIPIRLTGQDTERGTFAHRHLVLHDSKTGESLSPLHVLPEARASFAIHNSPLTETAVLGFEYGYSVFTTDTLVLWEAQYGDFANVAQVIFDQFISAGRAKWGERSNLVVLLPHGYEGQGPEHSSARLERFLQLAAENNWFVANVTKAAQYFHLLRRQALLSGREEERPLVIMTPKSLIRNPRVASFPQALSEGRFHRVLEQTGLGQYPERVERLILCSGKIAVELEEKLEKAEDNMDWLHIVRVEELYPFPKQDIQQIIQRYEGLQEIVWVQEEPRNMGAWRYMEPYLRDVAGEIPVRYIGRPDRSSPAEGLHEAHKKEQERIVQEALRR
- the odhB gene encoding 2-oxoglutarate dehydrogenase complex dihydrolipoyllysine-residue succinyltransferase, coding for MVEVKVPELAESITEGTIVKWLKEEGDFVKQGDILLELETDKVNLEINAEHDGILRKHLKQEGDAVTVGEVIALLDEEATGEHRTADKSPGETQDEERDKDGNMEADDWDSTLGKEQLATPAARRRARQQGIDLGQVESLDPWGRIHAADIEKHKGAPGRAVNGEKGEREQKQVHPEQAKALEQKMYESKPVERIRMSRRRQTIARRLVEAQHTAAMLTTFNEVDMTAIMELRKRHKEAFYQEHGVRLGYMSFFTKAVIGALKKFPLLNAEIQGDEIVVKKYYDIGVAVATDQGLVVPVVRNADKLSFAEIEREIASLAEKARQNKLSVSDLQGGTFTITNGGVFGSLLSTPILNPPQVGILGMHKIQIRPVAVDEERMENRPMMYIALSYDHRIVDGKEAVSFLVKVKELLEDPETLLLEG
- a CDS encoding iron-containing alcohol dehydrogenase; this translates as MVSKKDLKLSTFAEFRLPPEVYYGQGALSTLKDVVPCLGSKVLIISDEVMEQIGHVERCVTYVQKAGAAHVTYMGVNTEPTDVYVDEALQMLQEQNCDLIVAVGGGSCIDTAKAVAVVATNGGYIGEYVGGQKPITKEPVPLIAIPTTAGTGSEVTSVTVITNTTADVKMMIKHPAFIPAVAIVDPLLTVTSPPKLTAATGVDALCHAIEAYLSRMAQPLTDTLSLEAIRLISSSIRRAYQQGEDLEARDRMTLGAMQAGIAFSNASVCLVHGMSRPIGALFHVPHGMSNAMLLPAVLEYTLEACIDRMAVIGRVIKPELEGQDDQKAAQAAVQEIKQLCRDLNIPNMKTWGIDESRFRKVLDKMAQDALASGSPANNPRVPTHEEIVKLYEYCYDYDY